In the Aliarcobacter cryaerophilus genome, one interval contains:
- a CDS encoding DNA adenine methylase: MQRTKLKAPFGWVGGKTQLARDIIDLIPQEHKTYIEVFGGAGSVLYQKEPSKLEVFNDINSELINLHRAIRNNPQSLSIYLNDLLISREIFNDIKTKHLRGRNNIEKAAFYFYQLTQSFGSKGDNFAMAAKSGRKPKNIYRNFKTISERLKGVTIENMSFNKLIPLYDKDDAFFYVDPPYVSTESYYKNIGEFGIKEHEELADLLSNIKGKFLLSYNDSVIVRELYKGFNIRSTKEIRYTLGANMHGNKKSVNEVFITNY, translated from the coding sequence ATGCAAAGAACTAAGTTAAAAGCCCCATTTGGTTGGGTAGGTGGTAAAACTCAACTTGCTCGTGATATTATTGATCTTATTCCTCAAGAACATAAAACTTATATAGAAGTTTTTGGAGGAGCTGGAAGTGTACTTTATCAAAAAGAACCAAGTAAGCTAGAAGTGTTTAATGATATAAATAGTGAGCTTATAAATCTTCATAGAGCTATTAGAAATAATCCACAAAGCTTGAGTATTTATTTAAATGATTTACTTATCTCAAGAGAGATATTTAATGATATAAAAACTAAACATTTAAGAGGTAGAAATAATATAGAAAAAGCAGCCTTTTATTTTTATCAATTAACTCAAAGCTTTGGTTCTAAAGGTGATAACTTTGCTATGGCTGCAAAGTCAGGACGAAAACCTAAAAATATATATAGAAACTTTAAAACTATAAGTGAAAGATTAAAAGGTGTTACAATAGAGAATATGAGCTTTAATAAACTTATACCTTTATATGATAAAGATGATGCTTTCTTTTATGTAGACCCTCCTTATGTAAGTACAGAAAGTTATTATAAAAATATAGGTGAATTTGGTATAAAAGAGCATGAAGAGTTAGCAGATTTATTATCAAATATTAAAGGTAAATTTTTACTCTCATACAACGATAGTGTAATAGTTCGAGAGCTATATAAAGGTTTTAATATTAGATCTACAAAAGAGATAAGATACACTCTTGGAGCAAATATGCATGGTAATAAAAAGAGTGTAAATGAAGTTTTTATAACTAATTATTAA
- a CDS encoding tail protein X, whose amino-acid sequence MKLTITQENKRLDEIVFSHYGSLAHFQKVLELNNITKVFLDLGDVIELPDIEDLEEKKDEFSEVGGLW is encoded by the coding sequence ATGAAACTAACTATTACACAAGAAAATAAAAGATTGGATGAGATAGTTTTTTCTCATTATGGTTCACTAGCTCACTTCCAAAAAGTATTGGAACTAAATAATATCACTAAAGTTTTTTTAGATTTAGGTGATGTTATAGAACTTCCAGATATTGAAGATTTAGAAGAGAAAAAAGATGAATTTAGTGAAGTAGGAGGTTTATGGTGA
- a CDS encoding phage tail protein, translating to MILGMLGDFEFKMNEAEFNQVKKQIDFGWVSSDRIANHVKHQVSKKPTISFSISGNLIMKSIYTFDNLEKLGELQEPVLLNFVDTYPVLVVIKSLTKDMSRFIKTGEYMEQSFSVELERWYK from the coding sequence ATGATTTTAGGTATGTTAGGTGATTTTGAATTTAAGATGAACGAAGCTGAGTTTAATCAAGTAAAAAAGCAAATAGATTTTGGATGGGTTAGCTCAGATAGAATAGCTAACCATGTTAAACATCAAGTATCTAAAAAACCAACCATTAGTTTCTCTATATCTGGGAACTTAATCATGAAGTCAATTTATACTTTTGATAATTTAGAAAAACTAGGTGAACTTCAAGAACCTGTACTTTTAAATTTTGTAGATACTTACCCAGTTTTAGTTGTTATTAAAAGTTTGACAAAAGATATGAGCAGATTCATCAAAACAGGTGAATACATGGAGCAAAGCTTTAGTGTAGAGCTTGAAAGATGGTATAAATGA
- a CDS encoding phage late control D family protein — protein sequence MVKPRFKVVVNGKDITETINQNASKISFHDEDGTSSDDIRLSVEGSFRRPAYGDEIKLWIGDENAMMFCGTFAVQNSKVSVSNGSKIEISATGVDFSSGTKVKRNKSYENLSIKQVVTQIAQKQELKVECDYDDLFIVHIEQSNESDLHFLKRLASEYNALFAIKNNTLIFKQKVKGDKKSDGLPRYSLNIKDISSYDIENTNKQKYNSCTASWHDTKENKQKSVTVGDGEPVKHIKGSYQNEADAKSKAQAALQKASSQTKVGNISCAGFICYAGGVLNLSGTVEDDGEYHIKSVNHDIDTTAGWKISIEIEN from the coding sequence ATGGTGAAGCCTAGATTTAAAGTAGTTGTAAATGGAAAAGATATAACAGAAACTATAAACCAAAATGCTTCAAAAATAAGCTTTCACGACGAAGATGGAACATCAAGTGATGATATAAGATTGAGTGTTGAGGGAAGCTTTAGAAGACCAGCTTATGGTGATGAGATAAAGCTTTGGATTGGTGATGAAAATGCCATGATGTTTTGTGGAACTTTTGCTGTTCAAAACTCTAAAGTAAGTGTAAGCAATGGAAGTAAAATTGAGATAAGTGCAACTGGAGTTGATTTCTCAAGTGGAACAAAAGTAAAAAGAAATAAAAGCTACGAGAATCTAAGTATCAAACAAGTAGTAACTCAAATAGCACAAAAACAAGAGTTAAAAGTAGAGTGTGATTATGATGATTTATTTATAGTTCATATTGAACAATCAAATGAATCTGATCTTCATTTTTTAAAAAGGTTAGCTAGTGAATATAACGCTTTATTTGCTATTAAAAACAATACTTTAATCTTTAAACAAAAAGTTAAAGGTGATAAAAAGTCAGACGGACTTCCTAGATATAGTTTAAATATAAAAGATATTAGCTCGTATGATATTGAAAATACAAATAAACAAAAGTATAACTCTTGTACAGCTTCTTGGCATGATACAAAAGAGAATAAACAAAAAAGTGTGACTGTTGGTGATGGTGAACCAGTTAAACATATTAAAGGTTCATATCAAAATGAAGCAGATGCAAAATCAAAAGCTCAAGCAGCACTTCAAAAAGCTTCAAGTCAAACTAAAGTTGGAAATATATCTTGTGCTGGATTTATATGTTATGCAGGTGGAGTTTTAAATCTATCTGGAACAGTAGAAGATGATGGAGAGTATCATATTAAAAGTGTTAATCATGATATAGATACAACTGCTGGTTGGAAAATATCTATTGAAATAGAAAACTAA
- a CDS encoding phage tail assembly protein, whose amino-acid sequence MAKKIDNSKVVAYLGDAKLELSTPLIVGGKEIKEIVIKEPLLEDLEAVSHIHNDLERTAMLIANKSGFTYEEIRKFPTHIYMKLQGLVEPFLR is encoded by the coding sequence ATGGCAAAAAAAATAGATAATTCAAAAGTGGTTGCATATCTTGGAGATGCTAAATTGGAGTTATCAACTCCATTAATTGTTGGTGGAAAAGAGATTAAAGAAATTGTAATAAAAGAACCACTACTAGAAGATTTAGAAGCGGTAAGTCATATACATAATGATTTAGAAAGAACGGCAATGCTAATAGCAAATAAAAGTGGTTTTACTTATGAAGAGATAAGAAAATTTCCAACTCATATTTATATGAAATTACAAGGTTTGGTAGAGCCTTTTTTGCGTTAG
- a CDS encoding phage tail tape measure protein yields MKIGLGIEIGAVFKGLGAFKDTTKSIDELNPKLSTLGKIKLGITDSFKALSSQVKLTSKDIEKFNSIKEKMESTNLKLDSLKNYRNDFKSSIMDKVALGTSVALPMKLAIDFESSMADVNKVVDFTSTEEAKAFENSILKMTRSIPIYATGLAEIVAAGGQLDVPKNQLLDFTQVTAKMSTAFEMNTADAGKSSATLMKIFDLNVNGVSSLGDALNHLSDNSAATAPALIDVLSRAGGTAKVFGFSAEQTASLGSAFLSMGRPAEVAGTAINAILQKLGTADKQGKKFQSALSKIGLSTRELKENISENAEGAVVDFLTRIKDVDNDEKLGLLSDMFGAEYADDVALLTVGLHNYTTAIGHLADKTKYAGSMTREFEVRSKTTSNNMVLFKNGISEIGINIGSVLLPAFNSILKPLIGMTNSLADATSQYPVLTKVVFGATFGVIGLGIAFSTLGFMGSFALSGLLIARKGLLLLTAALNFAKIGVRAFIGATGIGLLVVGASLIYEYWDPIKTFFTELWDNPMKKLNEFWEGLKEKMSWAKPILMELGALFGKVSKEELAAFKKEEAQKELDEAKKKSLPDIPKVNETTGVKTVHNNPTYHITVNNPADGFDIEAEMKKVEQKNKNKQLEDLD; encoded by the coding sequence ATGAAAATAGGTTTAGGTATAGAAATAGGAGCTGTTTTTAAAGGTCTTGGTGCTTTTAAAGATACTACTAAATCTATTGATGAACTAAATCCAAAATTATCAACTTTGGGAAAAATAAAACTAGGAATTACAGATTCTTTCAAAGCACTATCTTCTCAAGTAAAACTTACTTCTAAAGATATAGAAAAATTTAATTCTATAAAAGAGAAGATGGAGAGTACTAATTTAAAATTAGACTCTTTGAAAAATTATAGAAATGATTTTAAATCTTCTATCATGGATAAAGTTGCTCTTGGTACAAGTGTTGCTTTACCTATGAAACTAGCAATAGATTTTGAGAGCTCAATGGCTGATGTAAATAAAGTAGTTGATTTTACTTCAACTGAGGAAGCAAAAGCATTTGAAAACTCTATATTAAAAATGACTAGATCAATTCCAATATATGCAACAGGTCTAGCTGAAATTGTAGCAGCTGGTGGTCAACTTGATGTTCCTAAAAATCAACTTTTAGATTTTACACAAGTTACTGCAAAGATGAGTACTGCTTTTGAAATGAATACAGCAGATGCTGGTAAATCAAGTGCTACTCTTATGAAAATATTTGATTTAAATGTAAATGGAGTTTCAAGTTTAGGAGATGCTTTAAATCACTTATCTGATAATAGTGCAGCAACTGCTCCAGCACTAATAGATGTTTTAAGTAGAGCTGGAGGAACTGCGAAAGTTTTTGGATTTAGTGCAGAACAAACAGCTTCATTAGGAAGTGCATTTTTATCAATGGGGAGACCAGCTGAAGTTGCAGGAACGGCAATTAATGCAATTTTGCAAAAGCTTGGAACTGCTGATAAACAAGGTAAAAAGTTTCAAAGTGCATTAAGTAAAATAGGACTTAGTACTAGGGAGCTAAAAGAGAATATTAGTGAAAATGCAGAGGGAGCAGTAGTTGATTTTTTAACAAGAATAAAAGATGTAGATAATGATGAGAAACTAGGTCTTTTATCTGATATGTTTGGTGCTGAATATGCAGATGATGTAGCACTTCTTACTGTTGGATTACACAATTATACAACTGCAATAGGTCATTTAGCAGATAAAACTAAATATGCGGGAAGTATGACAAGAGAGTTTGAAGTTAGAAGTAAAACAACATCAAATAATATGGTTTTATTTAAAAATGGTATCTCTGAAATAGGTATAAATATTGGAAGTGTACTTTTACCTGCTTTTAACTCTATATTAAAACCATTAATAGGTATGACAAATAGTTTAGCAGATGCAACTAGTCAATATCCAGTTCTTACAAAAGTTGTATTTGGTGCAACATTTGGAGTTATTGGACTTGGAATTGCTTTTTCTACTTTAGGATTTATGGGAAGTTTTGCATTATCAGGATTGCTAATTGCTAGAAAAGGATTATTACTTCTTACAGCTGCTTTAAATTTTGCAAAAATTGGAGTTAGAGCTTTTATCGGAGCAACGGGAATAGGGCTTTTAGTTGTAGGTGCAAGTTTAATATATGAATATTGGGATCCTATAAAAACATTTTTTACAGAGCTTTGGGACAATCCTATGAAAAAATTAAATGAGTTTTGGGAAGGTTTAAAAGAAAAGATGTCTTGGGCTAAACCAATTTTAATGGAGCTTGGTGCTTTATTTGGAAAGGTGAGCAAAGAGGAACTAGCAGCTTTTAAAAAAGAAGAAGCTCAAAAAGAACTGGATGAAGCTAAAAAGAAATCTTTACCAGATATTCCAAAAGTAAATGAAACAACAGGTGTAAAAACTGTACACAACAATCCAACTTATCATATAACTGTAAATAATCCAGCAGATGGATTTGATATAGAAGCTGAGATGAAAAAAGTAGAACAAAAGAATAAAAATAAACAGCTAGAGGATTTAGACTGA